In Leclercia sp. LSNIH1, the genomic stretch CGTATCATTTGGTCCACCCGAAACAGGTTGGCCAGGGTGAATAACATCGCCAGTTGGTTATCGTTTTTCAGCAGCCCCTTGTATCTGGCTTTCACGAAGCCGAACTGCCGCTTGATGATGCGAAACGGGTGCTCCACCTTGGCACGGATGCTGGCTTTCATGTATTCGATGTTGATGGCCGTTTTGTTCTTGCGCGGATGCTGCTTCAAGGTTTTTACCTTGCCGGGACGCTCGGCGATCAGCCAGTCCACATCCACCTCGGCCAGCTCCTCGCGCTGTGGCGCTCCTTGGTAGCCGGCATCGGCTGAGACAAATTGCTCCTCTCCATGAAGCAGATTACCCAGCTGATTGAGGTCATGCTCGTTGGCCGCGGTGGTGACTAGGCTGTGGGTCAGGCCACTCTTGGCATCGACACCAATGTGGGCCTTCATGCCAAAGTGCCACTGATTGCCTTTCTTGGTCTGATGCATCTCCGGATCGCGTTGCTGCTCTTTGTTCTTGGTAGAGCTGGGTGCCTCAATGATGGTGGCATCCACCAAAGTGCCTTGGGTCATCATGACGCCTGCTTCGGCCAGCCAGCGATTGATGGTCTTGAACAATTGACGGGCCAGTTGATGCTGCTCGAGCAGGTGGCGGAAATTCATGATGGTGGTGCGATCCGGCAGGGCGCTATCCAGGGATAATCGGGCAAACAGGCGCATGGAGGCGATTTCGTACAGGGCATCTTCCATGGCACCGTCGCTCAGGTTGTACCAATGCTGCATGCAGTGAATACGCAGCATGGTCTCCAGCGGATAGGGCCGTCGGCCATTGCCCGCCTTGGGATAAAACGGCTCGATGACAGCGGTCATATTCTGCCATGGCAGAATCTGCTCCATGCGGGAGAGGAAAATCTCTTTTCGGGTCTGACGGCGCTTAGTGCTGAATTCACTATCGGCGAAGGTGAGTTGATGGCTCATGATGTCCCTCTGGGATGCGCTCCGGATGAATATGATGATCTCATATCAGGAACTTGTTCGCACCTTCCCCAGATGAACGCCGGATCCACCTGCGATATCAATAAAACCCCGGCCCAGAATGCCGCAGCGGAGAAAAAGAGCAAGGACTTCACCAAATTCAAAGGCACTTACTCGGTGTTTGCCGCGAACGGCCAGCGTCTCGGTAATCGGGTCATTGTCGTTAAGCCGCGCGAGGTTCGTTACAAAGGTCAACTGGTAGAGCTTCCGCGCGTGATTAATGGCGTGCTGTTGTTCAGTGTCGACCTGACGCAATACTCAATCGCGGGTACACGCGGAAGCGAACTGGGTACCTGGCTGGATGACCGCACTAATACTGGCGGCACCATTGGCCATTAATCATGAATCAGTATCCTGAGATGCATATATTTGTTTATTGGTGGATTATGCGTTTGTGATTGTTCGGTTGCTGTATAATGAAAAATCTGAATGTCAGCTTCTGGCACAAAGCGGACATTACAGTTTTTCAGGGCTCTTTCTGCCGTCAGTTAGCCCAGTCTTCCAGAACCAGGCCAGGCACACGCTCAAACTCTCGCACGTTGTTCGTCACCAGCACGGCGCCGGCGGCGATGGCATGCCCGGCGATCGCCGTATCGTTCGGACCGATTGGCGTCCCGGCCGCAGTCAGTGCTGCCTTAATCTCCGTAGTTGCGTCCACCGCGGCGCGGTCCCAGGCGAGGATTGCATCAAGGCGGGCGCAGAATGCTTCGACAAGCATGCCGTGGCGGGGGGATGCCTTTTTTCCGATTGCACCGAAACGCA encodes the following:
- a CDS encoding PIN domain-containing protein, which gives rise to MIKTYMLDTNICSFIMREQPEAVIKRLEQAVLRNNRIVVSAITYAEMRFGAIGKKASPRHGMLVEAFCARLDAILAWDRAAVDATTEIKAALTAAGTPIGPNDTAIAGHAIAAGAVLVTNNVREFERVPGLVLEDWAN
- a CDS encoding IS5-like element ISKpn26 family transposase; protein product: MSHQLTFADSEFSTKRRQTRKEIFLSRMEQILPWQNMTAVIEPFYPKAGNGRRPYPLETMLRIHCMQHWYNLSDGAMEDALYEIASMRLFARLSLDSALPDRTTIMNFRHLLEQHQLARQLFKTINRWLAEAGVMMTQGTLVDATIIEAPSSTKNKEQQRDPEMHQTKKGNQWHFGMKAHIGVDAKSGLTHSLVTTAANEHDLNQLGNLLHGEEQFVSADAGYQGAPQREELAEVDVDWLIAERPGKVKTLKQHPRKNKTAINIEYMKASIRAKVEHPFRIIKRQFGFVKARYKGLLKNDNQLAMLFTLANLFRVDQMIRQWERSQ